From Pseudanabaena sp. PCC 6802, one genomic window encodes:
- the remA gene encoding extracellular matrix/biofilm regulator RemA: protein MDIKLINIGFGNIVAASRVVAIVSPESAPIKRIISDARERAQLVDATYGRRTRAVIIMDSSHVILSAIQPETVANRFVITKDGATD from the coding sequence ATGGATATCAAGCTCATCAATATTGGTTTCGGGAACATTGTCGCTGCCAGCCGGGTTGTAGCGATCGTCAGCCCTGAGTCTGCACCAATTAAGCGTATCATTAGTGATGCCCGCGAGCGCGCTCAGTTGGTTGATGCCACCTACGGTCGGCGTACTCGGGCTGTAATTATCATGGACTCAAGCCATGTGATCCTGTCGGCAATTCAACCCGAAACCGTAGCCAATCGCTTTGTAATTACTAAAGATGGAGCCACTGATTAG
- a CDS encoding Hsp70 family protein, whose protein sequence is MTVVAIDFGTSNTVVCTQDPVTKAPRTLRFGNLSRAFAGESGSVYVVPSLVYIRDDGFVLGEQVRSQRLGVSQPQRLFQAFKRDLMAEYRPPSRVIDRKGYDARLVSEIFLKSIWQNVCQHLGESQPECAIITVPVGAFDSYLDWLRDFAEELGVPKVQLVDESTAAALGYAVQIPGSIVLVIDFGGGTLDLSLVRTTPTHNVQKVVKAQVIAKSDAYVGGVDIDTWIVEHYLEQISSSRTEVGEIGWLNLLEVAEKLKIKLSSAQEAKESWFDDENFISHEIKLDRAELSEILEARQLLEQLRSTLDEVLAIAISKGVSKSEIEQVLLVGGSCQIPAVQQAIVSYFGRQRVRLDKPFEAVAHGALVLGQEVTVDDYLRHGYAIRLWEPHTRSYSYFPLFDKGTRYPCHREDLLILQVALDGQKEIGLDIGEVAEISQAEVSYDSKGRMTSSRLQQRSDFRSLIDPRHVIAKQNAQVCIAHLDPPGKIGMDRIEVAFEVNEQRALLATVRDLQTQKILVDRGAIATLE, encoded by the coding sequence ATGACTGTTGTGGCGATCGACTTTGGCACTAGCAATACTGTAGTTTGCACCCAAGATCCAGTAACCAAAGCACCTAGAACGCTGCGGTTCGGCAATTTATCGCGCGCGTTTGCAGGGGAGTCCGGGTCAGTCTATGTCGTACCCAGTTTGGTATACATTCGCGATGATGGGTTTGTATTGGGCGAACAAGTGCGATCGCAGCGCCTGGGGGTCTCGCAGCCGCAACGTCTGTTCCAAGCCTTTAAACGAGATTTGATGGCTGAATACAGACCGCCGTCGCGCGTAATCGATCGCAAAGGCTATGATGCCAGGTTGGTATCAGAAATCTTTCTCAAGTCAATTTGGCAGAATGTCTGCCAGCACTTAGGCGAATCGCAACCTGAATGCGCCATCATCACCGTACCCGTTGGTGCATTTGATTCCTACTTAGATTGGTTGAGGGATTTTGCCGAGGAATTGGGAGTCCCCAAAGTACAGTTGGTTGATGAATCAACGGCAGCAGCTTTAGGCTATGCCGTACAGATTCCAGGCTCGATTGTGTTGGTCATCGATTTTGGCGGCGGTACGCTAGATCTGAGTCTCGTGCGTACAACTCCCACCCATAACGTGCAGAAAGTTGTCAAAGCTCAGGTAATTGCTAAGTCCGATGCCTATGTCGGCGGAGTGGACATCGACACCTGGATTGTAGAGCATTACTTGGAACAGATTAGTTCGTCAAGAACTGAGGTGGGAGAGATCGGATGGCTCAATCTTTTGGAAGTGGCAGAGAAACTGAAGATAAAACTATCCAGCGCTCAAGAGGCCAAAGAATCCTGGTTTGATGATGAGAACTTTATATCCCACGAAATAAAACTCGATCGCGCAGAGCTATCAGAGATATTAGAAGCAAGGCAATTGCTCGAACAATTACGCTCTACATTGGATGAAGTTCTGGCGATCGCAATTTCTAAAGGTGTAAGTAAAAGCGAGATCGAGCAGGTATTGCTAGTAGGCGGTAGCTGTCAGATCCCTGCCGTGCAGCAGGCGATCGTTTCCTATTTCGGGCGACAGCGAGTGAGGCTGGATAAACCCTTTGAAGCTGTAGCGCATGGAGCTTTAGTATTAGGCCAGGAAGTTACAGTCGATGATTATCTCAGGCATGGCTATGCCATCCGTCTATGGGAACCGCATACTCGCTCCTATTCCTACTTCCCATTATTCGACAAAGGTACGCGCTATCCTTGTCACAGAGAAGACTTACTAATATTACAGGTGGCACTGGACGGACAAAAAGAGATCGGGCTTGATATCGGTGAAGTGGCAGAAATATCGCAAGCCGAAGTTAGTTATGACTCGAAAGGCCGCATGACTAGCAGTCGATTGCAGCAGAGATCGGATTTCAGATCGTTGATCGATCCGCGTCATGTGATTGCTAAGCAAAACGCACAGGTATGCATCGCCCACCTCGATCCTCCCGGCAAAATTGGTATGGATCGCATTGAAGTGGCATTTGAAGTAAACGAGCAGAGAGCTTTGCTGGCTACAGTTAGAGATCTGCAAACCCAGAAGATCCTGGTCGATCGAGGCGCGATCGCGACCTTAGAGTAA
- a CDS encoding calcium-binding protein encodes MDDIFFDPFSEPDGPGNTSGNNNDFSSDNMGFVFDLFDSFLPGDSNAFDSSIPFDIFGNDPLYPFDVPSYDPNPLDILGYAGIGLFSVFGYDRLYPYDIYGYDGLVPFDVYNDGALVGSGSNDRLIGTAGNDVIYGDRGFDIITGEAGNDTLIASSDGGFLSGGSGDDILYAGFGKTFMQGDSGRDIFVISAATATFDPSQAHVLLDVNDTRFDGSNTGDTVNISNTLPGELVNLFSGAEFNFAIDGTGRLVSANDTVIALDSGNFLGVVVGQTPSEVANHLVIT; translated from the coding sequence ATGGATGACATATTTTTCGATCCGTTTAGCGAACCTGACGGCCCTGGTAATACGTCTGGCAACAATAACGATTTTAGCTCTGACAACATGGGATTTGTCTTCGATCTATTTGATAGCTTTTTACCTGGTGACTCGAACGCGTTTGATAGTTCAATTCCCTTTGATATCTTCGGCAACGATCCCTTATATCCCTTTGATGTCCCGAGCTATGACCCAAATCCCTTAGATATCCTGGGTTATGCTGGCATAGGTTTGTTCAGCGTGTTTGGCTACGATCGCTTATATCCCTACGATATCTATGGCTATGATGGCTTAGTACCTTTCGATGTCTACAATGATGGCGCTCTAGTTGGCTCCGGGAGCAACGATCGCCTTATTGGCACGGCTGGGAACGACGTGATTTACGGCGATCGCGGCTTTGATATCATTACGGGCGAGGCGGGTAATGACACGCTAATCGCTAGCTCCGATGGTGGTTTCCTTAGTGGTGGCAGTGGTGATGATATCCTCTATGCTGGCTTTGGCAAGACTTTCATGCAAGGTGATTCTGGTAGAGACATATTCGTAATCAGCGCCGCTACAGCTACATTCGACCCCAGCCAGGCTCATGTTTTGCTGGATGTGAACGATACTCGTTTTGACGGCAGCAATACTGGAGACACGGTCAACATTTCTAATACTTTACCGGGCGAGCTGGTTAACCTATTTTCAGGGGCAGAGTTTAATTTTGCGATCGATGGCACAGGCAGGTTAGTATCAGCGAATGATACAGTGATTGCACTAGATTCTGGCAACTTTTTGGGTGTAGTCGTAGGACAAACTCCGAGTGAAGTTGCCAATCACCTTGTGATTACTTAG
- a CDS encoding M23 family metallopeptidase translates to MVLTPAALANRLETFVFDTTRNRIEFATTKNIYPRGKLIENPTRLVIDLPGAEYKGATVRRTIGKAVQAVRVGKVDENTTRLVVEFAPSLTIDDSEQLQLKAMSSTSHWSVQLPQSVSKSSLNTPAPMVWPTNGIITAAFGWRIHPITGQRRMHKGIDIGAPTGAPILAADDGIVSYAEWDDGGYGNLVEITHNDGGRTLYAHTNRILVRKGQRVRQGQLIAEVGSTGRSTGPHLHFEVQPDGKHATNPMAFLPNRYIVFDVAAR, encoded by the coding sequence ATGGTGCTGACACCAGCAGCTTTAGCAAATCGGTTAGAAACCTTTGTCTTTGACACCACCCGCAACCGTATTGAGTTTGCTACTACAAAAAATATTTACCCTAGGGGTAAGTTGATCGAAAACCCCACCCGTTTAGTGATCGATTTACCAGGGGCTGAATATAAGGGGGCCACAGTGCGTCGCACGATTGGGAAGGCCGTTCAGGCAGTCAGAGTGGGGAAGGTGGATGAAAACACAACGCGCTTAGTGGTTGAATTTGCACCAAGCTTGACTATAGACGACAGCGAGCAACTGCAACTGAAAGCCATGAGTTCGACCAGTCACTGGTCGGTACAGTTGCCGCAATCCGTGTCGAAATCGTCACTAAATACGCCCGCACCAATGGTATGGCCGACAAATGGCATCATTACCGCTGCCTTTGGTTGGCGCATTCACCCGATCACGGGGCAAAGACGCATGCATAAAGGTATTGATATTGGGGCTCCTACTGGTGCACCCATCCTAGCTGCTGACGACGGTATTGTAAGTTATGCGGAATGGGATGATGGCGGCTATGGCAACCTGGTTGAGATCACTCACAATGATGGTGGGCGTACGCTTTACGCTCATACCAACCGAATTCTAGTCAGGAAGGGACAGAGGGTCAGACAAGGGCAACTGATTGCAGAAGTTGGCAGTACGGGGCGCAGTACGGGGCCGCACCTGCATTTTGAAGTGCAGCCCGATGGTAAACATGCCACCAATCCCATGGCTTTTCTACCCAACCGCTATATCGTATTTGACGTAGCAGCAAGATAA
- the gmk gene encoding guanylate kinase encodes MEPLISATNRVNTPERDSSSHKQNGKLVVVTGPSGVGKGTLLKILAERRPNRFVFSISATTRQPRTGEVHGKDYFFLSRQEFEQKRLEDAFLEWAEYAGNLYGTPRQAVEEWVKAGEVVLLEIELVGARKVARAFPDAQKIFIAPPSIAVLEQRIRDRGTDDAAAIAKRLERAQTEIAAAPEFDLTIVNDDLETAIAQLEQAIWQ; translated from the coding sequence ATGGAGCCACTGATTAGCGCAACTAACAGGGTTAATACCCCGGAGCGAGACTCATCGAGCCACAAGCAAAATGGTAAGTTAGTTGTAGTCACGGGGCCAAGTGGAGTTGGGAAAGGCACTCTGCTCAAAATTCTGGCAGAGCGTCGCCCCAATCGATTTGTTTTCTCCATATCGGCTACTACTCGTCAGCCTCGGACAGGGGAAGTCCACGGCAAGGATTATTTCTTCTTAAGTCGTCAAGAGTTCGAGCAAAAGCGTCTTGAGGATGCCTTTTTAGAATGGGCGGAGTATGCTGGCAACCTCTACGGCACGCCCCGGCAAGCGGTTGAAGAATGGGTCAAAGCTGGCGAGGTAGTATTGCTGGAAATTGAGCTAGTAGGGGCAAGAAAGGTAGCACGAGCATTTCCAGATGCCCAGAAAATCTTTATTGCTCCTCCTTCGATCGCAGTTTTAGAGCAAAGAATTCGCGATCGCGGTACCGATGATGCAGCGGCGATCGCCAAACGTCTCGAACGCGCTCAAACAGAGATCGCTGCCGCGCCGGAATTCGATTTGACAATTGTCAACGACGATCTGGAGACCGCGATCGCGCAGCTAGAACAAGCTATTTGGCAATGA
- a CDS encoding glutaredoxin family protein, with product MKLILYIKPDCHLCEGLLEKLQQVQAVQFDLEIRDITSNLNWFEQYQYEIPVLCLWDEKLDRTYELPRLSPRSPVAKLEELLKQYE from the coding sequence ATGAAATTGATTCTATACATTAAACCAGACTGTCACCTTTGCGAGGGTTTGCTAGAAAAATTGCAACAGGTTCAAGCCGTGCAATTCGATCTAGAGATTCGCGATATAACTAGTAACCTCAACTGGTTTGAACAGTACCAATATGAAATACCCGTTTTGTGTCTGTGGGATGAAAAACTCGATCGCACCTATGAACTACCCCGTCTGTCACCGCGATCGCCAGTCGCCAAACTGGAAGAACTACTAAAGCAATATGAGTAA
- a CDS encoding nucleotide exchange factor GrpE, with translation MFDNPNFLVLVLVNLLVVAGIAIALRYSQPTGWESSQESPRSDRSNDLQDRSQEVAALKQECLNLREQMQQQSDRLLAEHRETTFQALQSLLTQYPSVRQMAQAKPDLPAKNLVALFTPLDNLMQNWEYGSIGEAWQQVAFDPQLHQSDRDDIAPGEMVYVRFVGYKTQGDLILVPAKVSRTLPKVTGA, from the coding sequence ATGTTTGATAATCCTAATTTCTTAGTGCTGGTGCTTGTCAATTTGCTAGTAGTAGCTGGCATTGCGATCGCTCTGCGCTATTCTCAGCCCACAGGTTGGGAATCTAGCCAGGAATCCCCTAGAAGCGATCGCTCGAATGATTTGCAGGATCGATCTCAGGAAGTCGCCGCGCTCAAACAGGAATGCTTAAACCTGCGCGAGCAAATGCAACAACAAAGCGATCGCTTGCTGGCAGAACACCGCGAAACAACTTTTCAAGCGTTGCAATCTTTGTTGACTCAGTACCCAAGTGTGCGACAAATGGCTCAAGCCAAACCGGATTTACCAGCGAAGAATCTGGTTGCTTTATTTACACCGTTGGATAATTTGATGCAGAACTGGGAATACGGATCGATTGGCGAGGCATGGCAGCAAGTAGCCTTCGATCCGCAGCTACATCAGAGCGATCGCGACGATATAGCTCCTGGTGAAATGGTATACGTGCGGTTTGTGGGGTATAAGACTCAGGGCGATCTCATTCTCGTACCTGCAAAAGTGAGCCGGACATTGCCTAAAGTTACGGGTGCTTAG
- a CDS encoding GGDEF domain-containing protein, with protein sequence MSNMIKSLARQSKAFWIIAGLIQIALLGIIDYLTGYEISLSLFYLVPLAAIAWFIGSRSGIWAAAVSTLVWLIGDISAGQVYSHPLIYAWNAVMRLGLFVCPILLLSALKKSLLHRQALTRIDQSTGAVNSHAFWEVAQIEIERSSRYKRPLTFAYLELDNLKLGLRRDRDEADAMLRSIVSICKKSLRKTDTVARLGSEGFALLLPETPQEGAEVAISTLQMAIFAEMNQNNWPIALNIGVLNCKSVPQTVDEAIEITDSLIDSAKQGGKNVICYATYIG encoded by the coding sequence ATGAGTAACATGATCAAAAGTTTGGCAAGGCAGAGCAAAGCGTTTTGGATAATAGCGGGACTCATTCAAATTGCCTTGTTGGGTATCATCGATTACCTTACGGGTTATGAAATATCGCTATCCCTGTTTTATTTAGTCCCCCTAGCAGCGATCGCCTGGTTTATCGGCAGTCGCAGTGGCATATGGGCGGCGGCTGTTAGTACGCTGGTATGGCTAATCGGAGACATTAGCGCGGGGCAAGTCTATTCCCACCCCCTCATTTATGCCTGGAATGCTGTAATGAGGCTGGGGTTATTTGTCTGTCCGATTTTGCTCCTATCCGCTCTCAAAAAATCGCTTTTACACAGGCAAGCACTCACCCGTATTGACCAGAGTACGGGTGCGGTCAATTCCCATGCTTTCTGGGAAGTAGCCCAGATCGAAATCGAGCGTTCTTCTAGATACAAACGACCTTTAACCTTTGCTTATCTTGAGTTAGACAATCTCAAACTTGGCCTGCGCCGCGATCGCGACGAAGCTGATGCCATGCTGCGATCGATTGTCAGTATCTGTAAGAAATCTTTGAGGAAAACTGATACAGTGGCAAGACTTGGCAGCGAAGGTTTCGCCTTATTGTTACCAGAGACACCCCAAGAGGGTGCTGAAGTTGCTATATCAACCCTACAAATGGCAATTTTTGCGGAAATGAACCAAAATAACTGGCCGATCGCATTAAACATCGGCGTATTAAATTGCAAATCCGTACCGCAAACAGTTGATGAAGCGATCGAGATTACCGATAGCCTGATTGATTCAGCCAAACAGGGCGGCAAGAATGTCATCTGCTACGCCACCTATATTGGTTAA
- a CDS encoding aldo/keto reductase, with amino-acid sequence MKMRKLGNQGLTVSEIGLGCMGMSEFYGASNDRESIATIHRALDLGVTMLDTADMYGPFTNEQLVGQAIRDRRDRVIIATKFANMRGEDGSFIGVNGKPEYVRQACDASLQRLGVDVIDLYYQHRVDPTVPIEDTIGAMAELVKQGKVRYLGMSEAGPATIRRAHTVHPITALQTEYSLWSRDPEDEILATVRELGIGFVAYSPLGRGFLSGTITNPDDLAENDFRRHSPRFQGENFAKNLQVVEKVKAIATAKNVTPSQLALAWVLAQGDDIVPIPGTRRQKNLEENVAATDIALTDDELQQIEAVAPKGFTSGDRYPTASMSLLNR; translated from the coding sequence ATGAAGATGCGTAAGCTAGGAAATCAAGGACTGACGGTTTCAGAAATAGGTTTAGGTTGCATGGGCATGTCTGAGTTTTACGGAGCCAGCAACGATCGCGAGTCCATCGCGACAATTCACCGCGCCCTGGACTTGGGCGTGACAATGCTCGATACCGCCGATATGTACGGGCCATTCACAAACGAACAGTTAGTAGGTCAGGCAATCCGCGATCGCCGCGATCGAGTCATTATCGCCACCAAGTTTGCCAATATGCGAGGAGAAGATGGTAGCTTTATCGGCGTAAATGGTAAACCGGAATACGTCAGACAAGCTTGCGATGCCTCGCTCCAACGTCTAGGTGTAGATGTAATCGATCTCTACTACCAGCATCGCGTCGATCCCACCGTTCCCATTGAAGATACGATTGGCGCGATGGCAGAGTTGGTCAAGCAGGGCAAGGTGCGATATTTAGGCATGTCGGAAGCTGGCCCTGCCACGATTCGACGCGCTCATACCGTACATCCAATTACGGCACTGCAAACGGAATATTCTCTGTGGAGTCGCGACCCTGAAGATGAGATTTTAGCAACGGTAAGGGAATTGGGAATTGGATTTGTGGCCTACAGCCCGCTCGGACGTGGCTTCTTATCTGGAACGATTACCAACCCTGACGATCTGGCCGAAAATGATTTTCGCCGTCATTCTCCCCGCTTTCAAGGCGAAAATTTCGCTAAAAACCTGCAAGTAGTGGAAAAAGTAAAAGCGATCGCCACTGCGAAAAACGTCACTCCCAGTCAACTCGCTCTAGCGTGGGTACTGGCTCAAGGAGACGACATCGTTCCTATCCCCGGTACTCGCCGGCAGAAAAATCTGGAAGAGAACGTCGCAGCAACTGATATCGCGCTCACAGATGATGAACTACAGCAGATCGAAGCGGTTGCGCCAAAGGGATTTACCAGCGGCGATCGCTATCCAACTGCGAGCATGAGTTTGCTCAATCGCTAA
- the trxB gene encoding thioredoxin-disulfide reductase, with translation MVENVVIIGSGPAGYTAAIYAGRANLKPLVFEGLQAGGVPGGQLMTTTDVENFPGFPVGIVGPALMSAMKQQAERCGAELVTEDVTFVDLSSRPFKVRSAHREVETHSIIVATGATAQRLHLPSEPQFWNKGISACAICDGAIPMFRGVELAVVGGGDTAAEEAIFLTKYGSKVHLLVRRDRMRASKVMQDRILNHPDIEVHWNTIPVDVYGNGVVQGIKLQNTTDGSERDLPVGGLFYAIGHKPNTDLFKGQLELDDTGYIITRGKSTATNIEGVYACGDVQDHEYRQAVTAAGTGCMSALEAERWLSAKGLSQEFHQVPVPKSDVADNTTSTESNVAEFELAPETSMTDTYHEGSIALRQLYHETDKLIMVKYTSPHCGPCHALKPILKKVTDEFVGQMYVVDIDIEADPEIAESAGVIGTPTVQFFKNKDMLGEIRGVKQKSEFREAIAMYL, from the coding sequence ATGGTAGAAAACGTTGTAATTATCGGCTCTGGTCCGGCGGGATATACGGCGGCGATTTATGCTGGGCGTGCCAATCTCAAACCTCTAGTATTTGAAGGCTTGCAAGCTGGTGGTGTTCCTGGCGGGCAACTCATGACTACAACCGATGTAGAAAATTTCCCAGGTTTTCCCGTTGGCATTGTCGGCCCAGCCTTGATGAGTGCCATGAAACAGCAAGCCGAGCGATGCGGAGCAGAGTTGGTGACCGAAGATGTCACCTTTGTGGATTTGAGTTCGCGACCGTTTAAAGTTCGCTCCGCGCACCGCGAAGTGGAAACCCACAGCATTATCGTTGCCACTGGAGCCACTGCCCAGCGCTTGCACTTACCCAGCGAGCCGCAATTTTGGAATAAAGGCATTTCGGCCTGTGCGATCTGCGATGGGGCAATTCCCATGTTTCGCGGCGTGGAATTAGCAGTTGTCGGCGGCGGCGATACGGCGGCTGAGGAGGCCATCTTTTTGACTAAATATGGTTCTAAGGTACATCTGCTCGTGCGCCGCGATCGCATGAGAGCCAGTAAAGTCATGCAGGATCGGATATTAAATCACCCCGATATTGAAGTGCATTGGAACACCATTCCGGTCGATGTTTATGGCAATGGGGTCGTGCAGGGCATCAAGCTGCAAAATACAACCGATGGTAGCGAACGCGATCTGCCCGTCGGCGGGTTGTTTTACGCGATCGGTCACAAGCCCAACACGGATTTATTTAAAGGGCAACTGGAGTTGGACGATACAGGCTACATCATCACGCGCGGCAAATCCACCGCTACCAATATTGAGGGCGTATATGCCTGTGGCGACGTGCAAGACCACGAGTATCGTCAAGCGGTTACAGCAGCGGGAACGGGTTGCATGTCGGCTCTAGAAGCAGAAAGATGGCTATCTGCCAAGGGCTTGAGTCAGGAGTTTCACCAGGTACCAGTACCTAAATCGGACGTGGCAGATAACACCACAAGCACTGAGAGTAATGTTGCTGAATTTGAACTCGCGCCTGAGACTTCTATGACCGATACCTATCATGAGGGCAGTATCGCTCTGCGTCAGCTTTACCACGAAACCGACAAACTCATCATGGTGAAATATACGTCACCTCACTGCGGCCCCTGTCACGCGCTCAAACCCATCCTCAAAAAGGTCACCGACGAGTTTGTCGGACAAATGTATGTAGTCGATATAGATATCGAAGCCGACCCCGAAATTGCGGAATCGGCTGGTGTTATCGGCACGCCGACCGTTCAATTTTTCAAAAATAAAGACATGCTAGGCGAAATCCGTGGCGTGAAACAAAAGAGCGAATTTCGCGAAGCGATCGCCATGTATTTGTAA
- a CDS encoding cobyrinate a,c-diamide synthase — MPIAIAGTHSGAGKTTVTLAILAGLRRWGVSVQSFKVGPDYIDPMFHAAVTGRPCHNLDPVLTSAEYVRSCFARHSAKAEGAVIEGVMGLFDGAGSDGFGSTAHIVRLLGKSVSAILVVDCSRMSRSLAAIVYGYHHFDADVKLAGVILNRVGSDRHREILLEAIAPLGIPVLGILTREDGIKLSDRHLGLVPTEEVANFRDIVDRLTELGQRCFDWERLMPLIKVSSTNLKQTSTPLCLDTPVRIAVARDRAFNFYYADNLELLERAGAELVYWSPLEDEKLPDRIQGLYFGGGFPEMFAAQLAENKRAIAAIAHSYNHHMPIYAECGGLMYLSQAIADFNGNEFAMVGALPTRTVMTDKLTLGYRRCLPLPPGEGLAFARSSSHQTQEFMTNAKPLRPSPTPNPQPPDRPIWGHEFHRSHQTVASDCPLHRLRDYADRDLGTEGWRGHNFWASYVHLHWGDLPTIVKGFVEAARSQTVLSSSSYN; from the coding sequence ATGCCGATCGCTATTGCCGGTACCCATAGTGGTGCTGGTAAAACTACAGTAACGCTGGCGATCCTGGCAGGATTGCGGCGCTGGGGCGTGTCCGTGCAGTCTTTTAAGGTGGGGCCAGATTATATTGACCCCATGTTTCACGCTGCGGTAACGGGTCGCCCTTGCCACAATCTCGATCCGGTTTTGACTTCGGCTGAATATGTCCGATCGTGCTTTGCTAGGCATAGTGCGAAAGCAGAAGGTGCTGTCATTGAGGGCGTGATGGGTTTATTTGACGGTGCTGGTAGCGATGGGTTTGGCAGCACTGCTCATATAGTCAGACTATTAGGCAAATCTGTTTCTGCAATCCTGGTAGTTGATTGCAGCCGGATGTCGCGATCGCTAGCCGCGATCGTCTATGGCTACCATCATTTCGATGCAGACGTAAAATTAGCTGGAGTAATTCTCAATCGCGTGGGTAGCGATCGCCACCGCGAGATTTTACTGGAAGCGATCGCGCCTTTGGGTATACCGGTTTTAGGAATTTTAACTCGCGAGGATGGCATTAAGCTGAGCGATCGCCACTTGGGTCTAGTTCCTACCGAAGAAGTGGCAAACTTTCGCGACATAGTCGATCGACTAACCGAATTGGGGCAGCGCTGCTTTGACTGGGAGCGACTCATGCCTTTAATTAAAGTGAGTTCGACAAACTTGAAACAGACATCTACGCCATTATGCTTAGATACGCCAGTTAGAATTGCCGTAGCACGCGATCGCGCTTTCAACTTTTACTATGCCGATAATTTGGAGCTTCTAGAACGCGCGGGGGCGGAGTTGGTATATTGGAGTCCATTGGAGGATGAAAAGTTACCCGATCGCATTCAGGGCTTGTATTTTGGTGGTGGTTTTCCAGAGATGTTCGCCGCGCAGTTAGCAGAGAATAAACGCGCGATCGCGGCAATCGCCCATTCCTATAACCATCACATGCCCATATACGCTGAATGCGGCGGGTTGATGTATCTCAGTCAGGCGATCGCCGATTTTAACGGTAATGAATTTGCTATGGTAGGCGCGCTGCCAACGCGGACTGTCATGACTGACAAACTCACGCTTGGCTATCGTCGCTGCCTACCCCTACCCCCCGGTGAGGGTTTAGCATTTGCCCGATCGTCTTCACATCAAACGCAAGAATTCATGACAAATGCTAAACCCCTGCGTCCATCGCCAACCCCCAACCCCCAACCCCCCGATCGACCGATTTGGGGGCACGAGTTCCATCGCTCTCATCAGACCGTTGCTTCCGATTGCCCACTGCATCGGTTAAGAGACTATGCCGATCGCGATTTGGGTACAGAGGGGTGGCGCGGGCATAACTTTTGGGCTTCCTACGTGCATTTACATTGGGGCGATCTTCCGACCATTGTTAAGGGATTTGTCGAAGCGGCGCGATCGCAAACGGTACTTTCTAGCTCTAGTTATAATTAA
- a CDS encoding STAS domain-containing protein, producing MTTLTLIDQQAALNVFKSGSVLVIRPDSTKLDRDLSEELLRRVEGYFAANQLMNQAQDVPVLLDLQNVEFLDSQGLSTLLSVLKTASAHQSKLFLCSLQESVSLLFEITKMDRVFTIFEDLAACRKSTDNELDISPSDRQLIPAA from the coding sequence ATGACTACACTCACTTTAATTGACCAACAAGCCGCTCTCAATGTGTTTAAGAGTGGGTCGGTGCTGGTAATTAGACCTGACAGTACCAAACTAGATCGAGATCTATCAGAAGAGTTGCTACGCAGAGTGGAAGGCTATTTTGCCGCTAACCAGCTAATGAATCAAGCGCAAGATGTTCCTGTCCTGCTAGATCTGCAAAATGTGGAGTTTTTAGATAGTCAAGGTCTCAGTACTTTACTATCTGTACTTAAGACTGCCTCAGCTCATCAAAGTAAGCTGTTTCTGTGCTCGTTGCAGGAATCCGTTAGCCTTTTATTTGAAATTACTAAGATGGATCGAGTATTCACGATCTTTGAGGATCTAGCGGCTTGTCGTAAATCCACGGACAACGAGTTGGATATTAGTCCGAGCGATCGCCAGCTTATACCAGCAGCTTGA
- a CDS encoding ureidoglycolate lyase produces MPEFALRQLKAQAINEENFYPFGQVIYACEDDVPYSDRDAQLHLQDGIPRFYIMRLLEKGRKFHRLARHAKCTQCLGALDGKDWLIAVAPPSAGGVLQVDPKTINAFRIPGNCFIKLNCGTWHAGPYFEHEFVDFYNLELSDTNISDRVTYDLMSIHGLAFEII; encoded by the coding sequence ATGCCTGAGTTCGCATTGCGACAACTGAAAGCACAAGCAATTAACGAAGAGAACTTTTACCCCTTTGGGCAGGTGATCTATGCCTGCGAAGATGACGTGCCCTACAGCGATCGCGATGCGCAATTACATCTACAGGATGGCATTCCCAGGTTTTATATCATGCGCCTGCTCGAGAAGGGGAGAAAGTTTCATCGCCTTGCTCGTCATGCTAAATGCACGCAATGCCTGGGCGCTCTGGATGGCAAAGATTGGTTAATTGCTGTGGCTCCTCCTTCCGCAGGAGGAGTCCTGCAAGTCGATCCAAAAACTATTAATGCCTTTAGGATTCCTGGCAATTGTTTCATCAAACTGAACTGCGGTACATGGCACGCGGGGCCATATTTTGAGCACGAATTCGTCGATTTCTATAACCTGGAACTGAGCGATACAAATATCAGCGATCGCGTTACTTACGACCTCATGAGCATTCACGGTCTAGCATTTGAAATTATCTAA